The nucleotide sequence GGGCGCAGACGCTGCAGCTCGGCCCGCACGGACGGGTGCAGCTGATTCGTGGGTGTGAGCAGCAGGGGTCCGCCCTCGAGCGCGGCGGCCGCGGCGGCGGAGAGGGCGTCCGGGAAGTCGGAGCCCTTCGCCACGTACGCCACGGGAACCCCGGGTTCGTACCGGCGCGAGATCTCCACGGAGACTCCGTAGCGATCCGCGGCGCTGAGTCGCGTGACGCCATCGGGGAACGGCGTGATGACGGGGGCGGCGGCCGGGGCGCTCTGCGCGGCCGGCAGGGCCTCCGCGCCGCGGGGCGACGCGATGCTCGCGGCGGGGAAGAGGAGGGTGAGCCCCACGGCCACGGCGGTGGCGAGTGGGACGAGGGCGGTCTTCGACATGACGCTCCAGCGCGTGATGAGAGGGGGGACGACGCGCGGCAGCGGAGCCCGGCCGAGGGCGCTCGGCTGCGCCCAGCATACGATGGATCGCGGCGGCGCTCCGCGCCGCCGTCCCGCGAAGGAAGGCGATGATGACGCGACTGCTGCTGTTCACGAACGAGTACCCCTACCGCACGGGCGACGTCGTGTTCGTGGAGAAGGAGATTCGCGACCTCGCAGCCGCTTTCGACGACGTGGTCGTCTTCTGTCACGCGCGCGACACGTCCGCCGGGATGGTGGATCTGCCGGCGAACGTGACGTTCGGATCGAATCTCTTCCTGCCGGCACCGGAGGACAGCCCGCGAGCGATCCTCCGACCCCACGCCCTGAGGATGCTCCTGGCCGCGGCCTGGCGAGAGCTCCGCGCCGGGCGACTGCGGCAGCACGCGCTGCCGTTCCTCCTGGGGGCGCGCATCGGGCTCACCCAGGCGGATCGTCGGGCGGTCCGCGCGGCGATCGACGGGGCGGACGACGTGGTGGCGTACGCCTTCTGGGGCATGGGTGGGGGACAGGCGCTTCCGTGGCTCCGCGGGGTGCGTCGTCGCGTCGCCCGGGTGCACGGGTACGACCTCTATGAGGAGCGCGCCGCCTCCGGGTACCTTCCCGCGCGCCCCTTCTACTACGGCAGAGCAGACCGCATCCTCACGATCTCGGAGCACGGCCGCGCCTATCTCCTCGATCGTCTTCCTGCGCTCGACCGTGCCGACACGGTGCGGCTCAGCCGGCTCGGAGTGGCCGGCCCCGCGGCTCTCGTGCGCCCTGTGCGGGGCGAGGGACTCGTCGTGGTCTCGTGCTCGACCATCAGCGCCCTCAAGAGGGTGCCCTTGATCCTCGATGCGGTCGCCGCGTTCGCACGTGCGGACGGCCGCCCGATCGAATGGGTGCACTTCGGAGACGGGCCCGAGCGCGAGGCGGTCGCCGCGCGAACGGCCGACCTTCCGGAGAACCTCACCGTGACACTGCGCGGGAGCACGCCGAACTCCGACATCCTCGCGTTCTACGCCGCGCGGCGCGTGGACGTGTTCGTGAATCTCAGCACGACCGAAGGAGTCCCGGTCAGCATCATGGAGGCGATCTCCTACGACATCCCCGTCGTCGCGACCCGCGTCGGCGGTACGCCGGAGATCGTGGGGGAGGAGCATGGTACCGGTCGGCTCGTCGCCGCGGACCCCGGCGCGGAAGAGGTGGCCGGCGCGCTCGCCGCCGTGGTCGACGCGGCGGACGGCGAGTTCTCGCCGCGGGCACGGTGGGAGGCGGAGTTCGATGTGCGGGTGACGGGTCCGCGTGCTGCCGCCCTCGTCGCCGGGCGCGACGCGTGACGATGCCGCAGCGAGGCGACGTCGCCCCGGCGTCGGACGGTGTGGCGGCTCCGGCCCGTCGGTGGGCTCTGGACGTCCTCCGGATCGTGTCGGTCATCGGTGTCGTGGCGATCCATGTCTTCGGGAACATGGTGGGCAACGACGCCGTCCGTGGCAGCGGTCGGTGGTGGGGAGCCGTCATCGTCGACCTCGGCTTCGTCTGGGTGGTGCCCGTCTTCGTGATGATCAGCGGCGCGCTGATCCTCGAACCGCGCCAGTTCGCCAAGGGTCCTGCGGACTTCTACCGGCGACGCCTGCTCAGGCTCGGGCCCGCGTTCGTCTTCTGGCCCCTGTTCTACGTGTTCGTCGTGAGCAGCGTCATGGCGGGTCAGCTCGCGGACGTGAAGGGCTTCCTGCTCGGGGTCATCGACGGCCGCAGCTACACTCATCTGTACTTCCTCTGGCTGATCGTGGGACTGTACGTCGTCGCACCGGTGCTCGCCGCGTTCCTCCGTGACGGCGGTCGACGCCGCGCGCTGATCTTCGCCGGATCTGCGCTCCTCGTCACCGTCGGCGCACTGATGTCGGCGACCGTGCTGACCGCCGCGGGATACGAGCGCTCGCTGTCGCAGAGCGCCATGACGCAGTGGCTGCCCTACGTGGGGTTCTTCCTCGCCGGGTGGGCCTTGCGCGACACGGTTCTCCGCGGATGGCGCCTCGCAGCCGTGACGGCGGTCGCCGTCGCTGGGACGGGCGCCGTCATCCTGCAGTACGGGTGGCAGGATCGTCTTCCCGTCGCCAACGCGCTGCTCCCCATCAGTTATTTCGGTCCTGTCGTGACCGTCGTCGCGCTGGCATGGTTCGTGGTCGGCGTCAGCGTGCTGAACGAGTGGCGGCCTCGCGGTGCCGCCGCCGGGTTCATCCGTGTGCTGTCCGATGCCTCTTTCGGTGTCTTCCTCGTGCACTTCGCTCTCATCCACGTCGTCCGCACGGTCCCGGCGCTGGCACCGACGGATGAGTTCCTGCCGGTGACGATCCTCGTGTGGATCCTGGTCACGGTGCTGTCGTTCGCGCTCGTGATCGCGCTGCGGCGGATTCCCTGGGTGAACCGGCTGGTGTGACGATCGACGCGCCCGAGACGGCCATAGACTAGAACCCATGCGCATTGCTGTCGTCGCCCTCGGCAAGATCGGGCTTCCCCTCGCCGTCCAGTTCGCGTCGTCCGGTCATGAGGTGATCGGCGTCGATGTCAACCAGACGGCCGTCGATACGATCAACGCCGGGATCGAGCCGTTCCCCGGTGAGGCGGAACTGCAGGAGAGACTGTCCGAGCTGGTCCCCGCCGGTCGGCTGCGCGCGACCACGGACTACGCCGAGGCGATCCCGGGTGCGGATGCGGTCGTCCTGGTGGCGCCGGTCTTCGTGGACGATGACACGTGGGAGCCGGACTTCCGGTACATGGACTCCGCGACGAGGTCGCTCGCCGAACACCTCACCCCCGGCACGCTGATCTCCTACGAGACGACACTGCCCGTGGGCACGACCAGGGAGCGCTTCACGCCGATGCTCGAGGAGGGGTCGGGCCTCACGGAGGGTACGGACTTCCACGTGGCCTACTCGCCGGAGCGCGTGCTCACCGGGCGGGTCTTCGCCGACCTGCGCAAGTACCCGAAGCTCATCGGTGCGCTCTCGGAGGAGGGGAACCGCCGGGCTCGCGAGTTCTACGAGGCGGTCCTGCAGTTCGACGAGCGTCCCGACCTGCCGCGCCCGAACGGGGTGTGGGATCTCGGGACGACGGAGGCCTCGGAGATGGCGAAGCTCGCCGAGACCACGTACCGCGACGTGAACATCGGCCTCGCGAACCAGTTCGGGCTGTTCGCCGCCGCGCACGGCATCGACGTCTACAAGGTGATCGAGGCCTGCAACTCGCAGCCCTACAGTCACATCCACCGCCCGGGCATCGCCGTCGGCGGGCACTGCATCCCGGTCTATCCGCGGCTGTACCTGTCGACGGATCCGGATGCGGACATCGTCCGGGTGGCGCGCCAGCTCAACGCCTCCATGCCCGAGCGTCTGGTCGCGCAGGCCGAGGGCATCCTGGGCGACCTCACCGGTCTGCGAGCCGTCGTCCTCGGTGCGGCCTACCGCGGCGGTGTCAAGGAGACGGCCTTCTCCGGCGTCTTCCCGACGGTGAAGGCGCTCCAGGACCGCGGCGCGCAGGTCGTGGTGCACGATCCGCTGTACAGCGACGAGGAGCTCGCTCGCCTCGGCTTCGACGCATACGCGATCGGCGGCGAGGCGGATCTCGTGATCCTGCAGACCGATCACGCCGACTATCGCGAGCTCACCCCGGCAGACCTGCCGGGGGTGCGTCTGCTCGTCGATGGCCGCAACGCCACGGATGCGGCTCGCTGGGCGGGTACCCCCCGGATCGTGGTGGGCGCGGCAGCCTGACCGGCCCGGCGAGCCGACCTCCCAGGCGCGCCCCGATACGATGGAGCACATGGATCTTCTCGTCGTCGGGTCGGGTTTCTTCGGCCTCACCATCGCCGAGCGTGCCGCGGAAGCGGGCCGCACGGTGACCGTCATCGACCGCCGCTCCCACATCGGCGGCAACGCCTACAGCGAGGAGGAGCCCGAGACCGGGATCGAGGTGCACCGGTACGGCGCGCACCTGTTCCACACGTCGAACGCGACGGTGTGGGAGTACGTCAACCGCTTCACGTCGTTCACG is from Microbacterium sp. BLY and encodes:
- a CDS encoding glycosyltransferase produces the protein MMTRLLLFTNEYPYRTGDVVFVEKEIRDLAAAFDDVVVFCHARDTSAGMVDLPANVTFGSNLFLPAPEDSPRAILRPHALRMLLAAAWRELRAGRLRQHALPFLLGARIGLTQADRRAVRAAIDGADDVVAYAFWGMGGGQALPWLRGVRRRVARVHGYDLYEERAASGYLPARPFYYGRADRILTISEHGRAYLLDRLPALDRADTVRLSRLGVAGPAALVRPVRGEGLVVVSCSTISALKRVPLILDAVAAFARADGRPIEWVHFGDGPEREAVAARTADLPENLTVTLRGSTPNSDILAFYAARRVDVFVNLSTTEGVPVSIMEAISYDIPVVATRVGGTPEIVGEEHGTGRLVAADPGAEEVAGALAAVVDAADGEFSPRARWEAEFDVRVTGPRAAALVAGRDA
- a CDS encoding acyltransferase; translation: MPQRGDVAPASDGVAAPARRWALDVLRIVSVIGVVAIHVFGNMVGNDAVRGSGRWWGAVIVDLGFVWVVPVFVMISGALILEPRQFAKGPADFYRRRLLRLGPAFVFWPLFYVFVVSSVMAGQLADVKGFLLGVIDGRSYTHLYFLWLIVGLYVVAPVLAAFLRDGGRRRALIFAGSALLVTVGALMSATVLTAAGYERSLSQSAMTQWLPYVGFFLAGWALRDTVLRGWRLAAVTAVAVAGTGAVILQYGWQDRLPVANALLPISYFGPVVTVVALAWFVVGVSVLNEWRPRGAAAGFIRVLSDASFGVFLVHFALIHVVRTVPALAPTDEFLPVTILVWILVTVLSFALVIALRRIPWVNRLV
- a CDS encoding nucleotide sugar dehydrogenase yields the protein MRIAVVALGKIGLPLAVQFASSGHEVIGVDVNQTAVDTINAGIEPFPGEAELQERLSELVPAGRLRATTDYAEAIPGADAVVLVAPVFVDDDTWEPDFRYMDSATRSLAEHLTPGTLISYETTLPVGTTRERFTPMLEEGSGLTEGTDFHVAYSPERVLTGRVFADLRKYPKLIGALSEEGNRRAREFYEAVLQFDERPDLPRPNGVWDLGTTEASEMAKLAETTYRDVNIGLANQFGLFAAAHGIDVYKVIEACNSQPYSHIHRPGIAVGGHCIPVYPRLYLSTDPDADIVRVARQLNASMPERLVAQAEGILGDLTGLRAVVLGAAYRGGVKETAFSGVFPTVKALQDRGAQVVVHDPLYSDEELARLGFDAYAIGGEADLVILQTDHADYRELTPADLPGVRLLVDGRNATDAARWAGTPRIVVGAAA